The following are encoded in a window of Thermoplasmatales archaeon genomic DNA:
- a CDS encoding NERD domain-containing protein, whose product MPYLICDKCNVYYEIEDEEEIFEFCECGNRLKYYESLEEYYEEI is encoded by the coding sequence ATGCCCTATTTAATATGTGACAAATGTAACGTTTACTATGAAATTGAAGATGAGGAGGAGATATTCGAATTTTGTGAATGTGGAAACAGACTCAAGTATTATGAGAGCCTAGAGGAGTACTATGAAGAAATAG